Proteins from one Prevotella sp. E2-28 genomic window:
- a CDS encoding ETX/MTX2 family pore-forming toxin: MKYKFILFSVLVAGFTSACSSDDEFQELVEKTSGAITSTMLDTISVAQSDSIIPIEGCRDSLPKKPTALTRSTDNDYTLLKEELNQLNEIPIYLKVKGNTTDKHYLSASAKGKELTVEGFNANSTNQQFYIKILPAYTGIPYLIYSKKTDTPIRLGAYTSAPDTKILYASQDATGSLFGASWDIKRGQYSDKSYIIENQDYPQQGSSGYWLDIYYSVITVNGSKISFAKYNNLPRQEFEIIPAEEFVVKDIYFDVEASSILSKTPNQIFSDSYVNNGQIAQSHKFVINESYKETSTFNRETSYNVSIATEFKASVPFIASGKITTSVSGGQKFAYGSSEEVTKTITREYPVEVPAYNIATMKLTLYKYDMDVDYIATCIGKISGKEIKIKGRWQGVSYEESNAVLNLTPINGSQAQSRSVVITKEMLETNKVIKIQ; the protein is encoded by the coding sequence ATGAAATACAAATTTATCTTATTTAGTGTTCTTGTGGCAGGCTTCACGTCTGCATGTTCTTCTGATGATGAGTTCCAAGAACTTGTTGAAAAAACTTCAGGAGCTATCACTTCCACTATGCTTGATACAATTAGTGTCGCACAAAGCGACAGTATCATTCCTATTGAGGGTTGCCGCGATTCATTACCTAAGAAACCAACGGCATTAACACGTTCAACAGACAATGATTACACATTATTAAAAGAAGAGCTGAACCAACTCAATGAAATTCCTATATATCTAAAGGTAAAAGGAAATACAACAGACAAGCACTACCTAAGTGCTTCTGCCAAGGGAAAGGAACTGACGGTAGAGGGTTTCAATGCGAACTCAACTAATCAGCAGTTTTATATAAAAATTTTGCCTGCATATACAGGAATTCCATACCTAATATATTCTAAGAAAACCGATACGCCAATAAGACTAGGCGCATACACAAGTGCACCGGATACCAAGATCCTTTATGCCAGCCAGGATGCGACTGGCAGTCTATTTGGAGCATCGTGGGATATTAAGCGGGGGCAATACTCTGACAAATCATATATTATAGAGAATCAAGACTACCCACAACAAGGAAGCAGTGGCTACTGGCTTGATATATATTATAGTGTTATCACTGTAAACGGCTCTAAAATATCTTTTGCGAAATACAACAACTTACCACGTCAAGAATTTGAAATAATACCCGCAGAAGAATTTGTGGTGAAAGATATATATTTCGATGTAGAAGCATCTTCAATTCTGTCAAAGACACCAAATCAAATATTCTCTGATTCTTATGTAAATAATGGCCAGATAGCTCAAAGCCACAAATTTGTCATAAACGAATCATACAAAGAAACATCTACGTTTAATAGGGAAACTTCCTATAATGTCTCCATAGCAACAGAATTTAAAGCAAGTGTTCCTTTTATAGCAAGTGGAAAAATCACGACGTCGGTTTCTGGAGGTCAAAAATTTGCCTATGGAAGTTCGGAAGAGGTTACTAAAACCATTACTAGGGAATATCCTGTAGAAGTCCCTGCATATAATATAGCAACAATGAAATTGACACTATATAAATACGATATGGATGTCGACTATATTGCCACTTGTATAGGAAAAATATCAGGAAAAGAAATAAAGATTAAGGGGCGTTGGCAAGGTGTAAGTTACGAAGAGTCTAATGCCGTACTCAATCTGACACCTATTAATGGCTCTCAGGCTCAGAGTAGAAGTGTTGTGATAACAAAAGAAATGCTGGAAACAAATAAAGTTATTAAAATACAATGA
- a CDS encoding relaxase/mobilization nuclease domain-containing protein, with protein MIDSFEFQRQMNPRISKPVGHIALSFLPEDKDKLTDEMMTKIAKEYMELMGIKDTQFLLVRHFDNGNPHCHLVYNRINNEGKTISDQNDFRRNEQVTKLLKRKYGLTFSNGKGHTKTERLRGQEKTRYEIYRIVMTALLQSKSWPEFEADIRKQGVDVEIVMKRKDSRDYKDIQGLRFTKDGLTFKASQIKRDLTFANIVLYLDENAKKKLETKTTYQQHTRKNDGPKLEFNLRQEERQEESHQHTSGSSISFPSLGLFDTNNPVYDPEDEDFRRRMQRKKKHARKM; from the coding sequence ATCATAGACAGCTTTGAGTTCCAACGGCAGATGAATCCCAGAATCTCAAAACCTGTAGGCCATATTGCCCTGAGTTTTCTTCCAGAAGACAAGGACAAGTTGACAGACGAGATGATGACGAAGATTGCAAAGGAATACATGGAACTGATGGGCATCAAGGATACCCAGTTTCTCCTTGTGCGCCATTTCGATAATGGCAATCCCCATTGCCATTTGGTCTATAACCGTATCAACAACGAGGGCAAGACCATCTCAGACCAGAACGATTTTAGGCGAAACGAACAGGTGACGAAACTGCTTAAACGAAAGTACGGGCTCACTTTTTCCAATGGCAAGGGACATACTAAAACTGAGAGATTAAGAGGACAGGAGAAGACCAGATATGAGATTTACCGCATCGTGATGACCGCCTTACTCCAGTCCAAATCGTGGCCAGAGTTTGAGGCGGACATCAGGAAACAGGGCGTTGATGTGGAGATTGTGATGAAACGGAAGGATAGCCGAGACTACAAGGACATACAGGGTCTGCGCTTCACGAAAGACGGGCTGACATTCAAGGCTTCTCAGATAAAGCGCGACCTCACATTTGCTAATATCGTCTTGTATTTGGACGAAAATGCGAAGAAGAAACTGGAGACCAAGACCACATATCAGCAACATACAAGGAAGAACGACGGACCCAAACTGGAGTTTAATCTAAGACAGGAAGAGCGTCAAGAGGAATCACATCAGCACACATCTGGCTCATCTATCAGCTTCCCTTCATTGGGTTTGTTCGACACCAACAACCCCGTCTATGACCCCGAAGATGAAGATTTCCGCCGCCGGATGCAACGTAAGAAAAAACATGCCCGAAAAATGTAA
- a CDS encoding DUF3987 domain-containing protein, with product MINQQCLPFECLQVEIQDIIKNFVDVYQCDADIVITTIYAIVSIAVNKSIKLFDGKYTNYPSMWICHVAPSGSNKSAPVKMLYKPINELNEEAVMAYYEELRNTDRDDGTNKPKPICKKLSLTDTTPEAIYKALSFMPQMIYRDEIKGMIDDFDRYNRSGIISNMLSIWDSTSFCIDRKTEDPVFIREPFLDILGGIQPGLLKSTFGNPQLMVSGFNQRILFVYPDKVPVTYYSDKQLSESIMPYWTDFIRELLKVEPTELTLSPEAKDFYCTYYNMLQDKKSSADDYMQYVYSKLQIIILRWTIVTHLLWEKTFDYYQKDIISGDEMIHSVQCMLYFESAAEKVYQEICGGMYQGYTKEQSLKIIYNTYGGEVNLQKLADALGCSRQYVSKAVNKKDLS from the coding sequence ATGATTAACCAGCAATGTTTACCCTTTGAGTGTTTGCAGGTGGAGATTCAAGACATCATCAAGAACTTTGTTGATGTCTATCAGTGTGATGCAGACATCGTTATCACAACCATCTATGCCATTGTGAGTATTGCCGTCAACAAGTCTATCAAACTGTTTGACGGCAAATACACAAACTATCCCTCTATGTGGATATGTCATGTAGCACCCAGCGGCAGCAATAAGAGTGCCCCTGTGAAGATGCTATACAAGCCTATCAATGAACTGAACGAAGAAGCAGTGATGGCATATTATGAAGAACTACGAAATACTGATAGGGACGATGGAACCAACAAACCGAAACCCATCTGTAAGAAGCTGTCACTCACTGACACCACCCCTGAAGCTATCTACAAAGCACTATCCTTTATGCCACAGATGATATACCGTGATGAGATCAAAGGAATGATAGACGACTTTGACCGCTATAACCGTAGTGGCATCATCAGTAACATGCTCTCCATCTGGGATAGTACCAGTTTCTGCATCGACCGTAAAACGGAAGACCCAGTTTTCATCAGAGAGCCATTCCTGGATATTCTTGGCGGCATCCAACCAGGGCTGTTAAAGTCGACATTCGGCAATCCTCAGTTGATGGTCAGTGGCTTTAACCAGCGTATTCTATTTGTTTATCCCGATAAGGTTCCAGTCACGTACTATTCAGACAAACAACTCTCTGAAAGCATTATGCCTTACTGGACTGATTTCATAAGGGAACTGTTGAAGGTAGAGCCAACGGAACTAACCCTTTCCCCTGAGGCTAAAGATTTCTATTGCACTTACTACAACATGTTGCAAGACAAAAAGTCCTCAGCCGATGACTACATGCAGTATGTCTATAGTAAGTTGCAGATTATCATCCTCCGTTGGACTATCGTCACCCATCTGTTATGGGAGAAAACTTTTGATTACTATCAGAAAGATATTATCTCTGGTGATGAAATGATTCACTCAGTTCAGTGTATGCTCTATTTCGAGAGTGCTGCCGAGAAGGTCTATCAGGAGATTTGCGGTGGAATGTATCAGGGCTACACCAAGGAACAGAGCCTGAAGATTATCTATAACACCTATGGCGGTGAGGTTAATCTACAGAAACTGGCTGATGCTCTGGGCTGTTCTCGCCAGTATGTGAGCAAGGCGGTCAACAAGAAAGACCTAAGTTGA
- a CDS encoding GLPGLI family protein, translating to MKKRNVILAFALIGIVNASAQTVDFSKFQKSAESDSIAKVVLENSQYLIIYDYEYVRDAEFPEDKRSGMTMLQVGKRYNRFMDYNEFRFDSLMDATAKSLKPYAETGPMMMQALKKRKFRENIVIDKQKSTETIQRTAGLVQRYQYDEPCPTLNWELVEGDTVIASYNCKKALTSLWGRDYIAWYAPEVDMPYGPYKFNGLPGLIFMVADTRGHHQFTLNGLEKVSQYYPIYLWASKDIIKTSRNKVRKIYKNYCADPVGALTSNGDIQVPDDVKASVSVKPYNPIELE from the coding sequence ATGAAAAAGAGAAATGTTATATTAGCATTTGCGCTAATCGGTATTGTTAATGCATCTGCCCAAACCGTGGACTTCTCCAAGTTCCAAAAATCCGCTGAGTCTGACTCCATTGCAAAAGTGGTGTTGGAAAATTCTCAGTATCTCATCATCTACGATTACGAATATGTCAGAGATGCCGAATTTCCTGAAGACAAGAGATCCGGTATGACAATGTTACAGGTGGGAAAACGCTACAACCGCTTTATGGATTACAATGAGTTTCGCTTCGATTCACTGATGGATGCAACCGCCAAAAGCCTGAAGCCTTATGCTGAGACAGGCCCCATGATGATGCAGGCTCTCAAAAAAAGAAAGTTCAGGGAAAACATTGTCATTGACAAACAAAAAAGCACGGAGACAATCCAGAGAACGGCAGGACTGGTACAGAGATACCAGTATGACGAGCCTTGTCCAACGCTAAATTGGGAACTGGTCGAAGGTGACACAGTCATTGCCAGCTATAATTGTAAGAAAGCATTAACCAGCCTTTGGGGACGAGACTATATAGCATGGTATGCTCCAGAGGTTGACATGCCGTATGGTCCCTACAAGTTTAATGGCCTGCCTGGCTTGATTTTTATGGTTGCCGATACTCGCGGTCATCATCAATTTACGCTAAATGGTCTTGAAAAGGTTAGTCAGTATTATCCCATCTATCTTTGGGCAAGCAAGGACATTATCAAGACCAGCCGTAACAAAGTGCGCAAAATTTACAAAAATTATTGTGCCGACCCTGTAGGTGCATTAACAAGTAATGGTGATATTCAAGTACCAGATGATGTAAAAGCATCTGTTAGTGTTAAACCATATAATCCTATTGAACTTGAATAA
- a CDS encoding site-specific integrase, with amino-acid sequence MNTSNTCTKVTVRQAKLKNGMISLYLDYYPAIRNPKTMKMSRREYLGIYIYANPQNQMEADFNKDMCMKAEGIRCMRVQSLINEQFGFLDKTKQKADFLAYFKEKCRVKHDRWGIVYKHFSKYVNGKCTFGQVTVELCRGFREYLLNVHQLKHTKQMLSQNSAASYYSTFRELLYLAYREKWLNENISEYLDKIDTLDTRKESLTLDELKKLNQTPCKIPTVKQATLFAGLTGLRISDVLRLKWENLRIGNDGGYVIQYRIKKTGAEETLPISNEAYELCGERSTGTVFKKLSYSIVSYTLKEWVKAAGIDKHITFHCLRRTFASLEVSMGTSIYTVSKMLGHKNVATTQIYADVNDANKRKASELISLK; translated from the coding sequence ATGAACACAAGTAACACTTGCACCAAGGTAACCGTTCGCCAGGCAAAGCTCAAAAACGGCATGATTTCACTCTATTTGGATTACTACCCTGCAATCCGCAATCCCAAGACGATGAAAATGTCTCGACGCGAATATCTTGGAATCTACATCTATGCCAACCCTCAGAACCAGATGGAGGCTGATTTTAACAAGGACATGTGCATGAAAGCAGAAGGTATTCGCTGCATGCGTGTGCAGTCTCTCATTAACGAACAGTTTGGATTTCTCGACAAGACAAAACAAAAGGCTGATTTCCTTGCATACTTCAAGGAGAAATGCAGAGTGAAGCACGACAGATGGGGTATTGTGTACAAGCATTTCTCCAAGTACGTCAACGGGAAATGCACTTTTGGACAAGTTACTGTCGAGCTATGCCGTGGGTTCCGTGAGTATCTTCTCAATGTACATCAGCTGAAGCACACCAAACAGATGCTAAGTCAGAATTCCGCCGCCAGTTACTATTCCACCTTCAGAGAACTGTTATATCTAGCCTACAGGGAGAAGTGGCTCAATGAGAATATCAGCGAGTATCTTGACAAGATTGACACGCTTGATACACGCAAGGAATCGCTTACTCTTGATGAGTTGAAGAAGTTGAATCAGACACCATGCAAAATTCCCACAGTAAAACAGGCTACACTGTTTGCGGGTTTGACAGGCTTACGTATTAGTGACGTTCTAAGACTGAAGTGGGAAAATCTTCGTATTGGTAACGATGGTGGTTATGTAATCCAGTATCGCATCAAGAAAACTGGTGCCGAAGAAACTCTTCCTATTAGCAATGAAGCCTATGAGCTTTGCGGTGAACGCAGTACGGGTACGGTGTTCAAAAAACTCAGCTACAGTATTGTAAGCTATACTTTGAAGGAATGGGTAAAGGCAGCTGGCATAGACAAGCACATCACCTTCCACTGCTTGCGTCGCACTTTTGCCTCCCTTGAAGTAAGTATGGGTACCAGCATCTATACCGTTTCAAAGATGCTTGGGCATAAAAATGTGGCAACAACACAGATATATGCAGACGTGAACGATGCCAACAAGCGTAAGGCTTCTGAACTCATTTCTCTGAAATAG
- a CDS encoding helix-turn-helix domain-containing protein: MIEQQIQNLTEKVDQLTQLVYELSRMTTPIEQSSVSNRHVLTDIQGAMRITGKAKPTIYANARKGIIPNYKRGNKLYFYEDELYKWIEGGKQDCYGINSEEMLKEIRQRVHHLPSNNR, encoded by the coding sequence ATGATAGAACAACAAATTCAGAATCTGACAGAGAAAGTCGATCAGCTTACCCAACTCGTTTATGAGTTGTCTAGAATGACTACTCCTATTGAGCAGTCATCAGTATCTAACCGCCATGTCCTCACCGACATTCAAGGAGCCATGCGAATTACCGGTAAGGCAAAGCCCACCATCTACGCCAATGCCCGTAAAGGTATCATCCCCAACTACAAAAGAGGTAACAAACTCTACTTCTACGAGGATGAACTCTATAAATGGATTGAGGGAGGGAAACAAGACTGCTATGGCATCAATTCCGAGGAGATGCTGAAAGAGATTCGGCAGCGAGTTCATCATCTGCCAAGTAATAACCGCTAA
- a CDS encoding helix-turn-helix domain-containing protein — translation MEIVKKCEWCHKTFIGQMVTARFCSSKCCDQAYRYKRKVQSGKYTPADSNIDLSTLSRRVDERKHFNDTLKDKQFLSPSEAAKLLGVCRSTIYNYLALQELRAKQFRGKTIIRRSDIEKLFDEAPSYKKRGNIQKGKKNQNDYYSLKEMMEKFKISKRTVFRRCEQFGIPQIIEGRRTFWKKTDVDVHFAELLVQYDLKDWYNAQQIEDIYGMKCAALKKYALRHNVPRIQFQNITYYSKSHIDNLKRLAKISDGNYYTVQDIVKSSSFSTSQVRYYVKNEKLSVKRVNGLLLILKADWDAFVKRYQASHLSEAPKQQEPNPFYTIDEIIEKYKVKETTIYRIAKAQNIDVFTIGDKKCFPKTGIDNYFIKDNPTPELTEWYSSEEIQLKYNMTYKQVTTFVCKHHIPRKYVGTKPYYSKLHVDKEKNILQPEDDFKTVEELMSMYQMTVHQVREVIRFYHVPKKRCGKFIKLSLHDFNRIIEERRQGIVPAKCDELPTDPS, via the coding sequence ATGGAAATAGTTAAGAAATGCGAATGGTGTCACAAAACATTCATTGGTCAGATGGTCACTGCAAGGTTTTGCAGCAGTAAATGCTGTGATCAAGCATACAGGTACAAGAGGAAGGTGCAGTCAGGCAAGTACACTCCTGCCGATAGCAATATCGATTTGAGTACCTTATCACGAAGAGTTGATGAGCGGAAGCACTTCAATGACACGCTGAAGGATAAACAGTTTCTTTCTCCCTCAGAGGCAGCAAAGCTTCTGGGTGTTTGCCGAAGTACAATCTACAACTATCTTGCGCTACAAGAATTAAGGGCAAAGCAGTTTCGAGGAAAGACTATTATCAGAAGGAGTGACATTGAAAAACTCTTCGATGAAGCCCCATCTTATAAGAAGCGAGGCAACATCCAAAAGGGAAAGAAAAATCAAAATGACTATTATTCTCTTAAGGAAATGATGGAGAAATTCAAAATCAGCAAACGGACGGTATTCCGTAGATGTGAACAGTTCGGTATTCCTCAAATCATTGAAGGAAGAAGAACTTTCTGGAAGAAGACTGACGTTGACGTGCATTTCGCAGAGTTGCTTGTGCAATATGACTTGAAAGACTGGTATAATGCACAGCAAATAGAGGACATATACGGCATGAAATGTGCTGCACTCAAGAAGTATGCCCTTCGTCATAATGTGCCACGAATCCAGTTTCAGAACATCACCTATTACTCGAAAAGCCATATTGATAATCTCAAACGACTTGCCAAGATTTCTGATGGCAACTATTACACCGTTCAGGATATTGTCAAAAGCAGCAGTTTCTCAACATCCCAAGTACGCTACTATGTCAAGAACGAAAAGCTAAGTGTGAAAAGAGTCAACGGACTACTGCTTATATTGAAGGCTGACTGGGATGCTTTCGTGAAAAGATACCAGGCAAGCCATCTCTCTGAAGCACCCAAGCAACAAGAACCCAATCCTTTCTACACCATTGATGAAATTATTGAGAAGTACAAGGTAAAGGAAACGACCATCTATCGCATTGCCAAAGCGCAGAACATAGATGTCTTTACTATCGGGGATAAGAAATGCTTCCCCAAGACTGGCATCGACAACTATTTCATCAAGGACAATCCCACCCCAGAACTGACAGAATGGTACTCCAGCGAAGAAATCCAATTGAAATACAACATGACTTACAAGCAAGTCACGACTTTCGTCTGCAAGCATCATATCCCTCGAAAGTATGTCGGCACAAAGCCCTACTACTCCAAACTGCATGTTGATAAGGAGAAGAACATTCTTCAACCAGAAGACGATTTCAAGACCGTTGAGGAACTAATGTCTATGTATCAGATGACTGTCCATCAGGTAAGAGAGGTTATCCGCTTCTATCATGTGCCAAAGAAGAGGTGTGGCAAGTTCATCAAACTCAGTTTACATGATTTCAACCGTATCATTGAGGAGCGAAGGCAAGGTATTGTACCGGCTAAATGTGATGAGTTGCCAACAGATCCATCCTAA
- a CDS encoding TonB-dependent receptor translates to MILTQLLCVCGLQVAYPQTQGDAVSMSFEVKDTTTLEPLVGVTCRVYTSSDKFYTYAISDKNGIVKLSPHQSDWLEFTFMGYEKQKVRVNHYHLKQANIVYMKPSSVTLKEVQIKAPPISARNDTLVYRVGAFAKIGDKHLEDVLKRLPGVKVSENGTVSVQGKAINKFYIEGMDLMGNNYNQVTQNMPIDAVTSVEVLENHQPVKMLQGKQLSDKAALNIKIDKSHKSRPFGELEGGLGLSPTRWDNRAFVTHIANKSQLLLSGKMNNTGNDLSEETTEHIDVTDLEAFEPITSPLLTTDLVQEQLPQNRYLYNKSYAGGVNFLRKLSDNSTLRFNTQLYEDHSSRNNSIEYIFGGFHPLSLREDASMKKKDFTIVPILKYELNSANTFVSDELRVSVSKKSAITAILSNESSINETVKTHPSYIQNYFSSSFPVGNTILQAKSLIRYFDRTESLNDISDSTIIYNCSNRYAFKSFVAKGTLSTKFLLFRNYLDLGVKAYYHDNSYDYNGNTHHQDLNVIFSPSYYVKYGKRSGLTIALPIGWMYARLLPVNESIKNRGFFSLSPEISFNHAFSDEFSLGFSASIGNSNDTKPFYSPDFLRIGYRTVYLYDSNLYKNTDYLLSLRLKYRNLASMFFSNLSVSYSNGKRESYFHYDYTDSLNIIRQIQGENNYKTFIINGMADKTFVDVGISLKTEISYNQSGYLLSQSTEHIYNRSHVLSGMVSTTFQKFKWMRLVLDATGTLFWERNSYHDSETMSSLNANASFYFFPFKGFEIKMKCQDITNKIAESQYESQMFFDASMNYKISKIGEIGLSGTNLLNTNSYLVIQNSGLNSCGSFLPLRGREVLLRLLLRI, encoded by the coding sequence ATGATACTGACGCAGCTCCTATGTGTCTGTGGATTGCAAGTGGCCTATCCGCAGACACAAGGTGATGCAGTCTCAATGTCTTTTGAGGTTAAGGACACAACAACACTTGAACCTCTAGTAGGTGTGACTTGCCGGGTATATACCTCCTCAGACAAGTTTTACACTTATGCCATATCAGATAAAAATGGTATCGTTAAACTAAGTCCTCATCAAAGTGACTGGTTGGAGTTTACGTTTATGGGATATGAGAAGCAAAAAGTCAGAGTTAATCATTATCATCTAAAACAGGCAAATATCGTCTATATGAAGCCAAGTTCAGTTACTTTGAAAGAAGTGCAAATCAAAGCTCCTCCAATCAGTGCCAGGAACGACACCCTTGTTTACCGTGTTGGAGCTTTTGCCAAAATTGGAGACAAGCATCTGGAGGACGTTCTCAAACGCCTGCCCGGGGTGAAGGTATCTGAAAATGGTACCGTTTCTGTGCAAGGTAAGGCTATCAACAAATTCTATATTGAAGGTATGGACTTGATGGGAAACAATTACAATCAAGTCACTCAGAATATGCCCATCGATGCAGTAACAAGCGTCGAAGTTCTTGAAAATCACCAGCCCGTGAAAATGCTTCAGGGGAAACAACTTTCCGACAAAGCAGCACTAAACATCAAGATTGACAAGTCGCACAAATCACGCCCTTTTGGAGAATTGGAGGGAGGATTAGGGTTGAGTCCGACAAGATGGGACAATCGCGCATTTGTTACCCACATCGCAAACAAGAGCCAACTACTACTTTCGGGAAAGATGAACAATACAGGCAATGACTTGTCAGAGGAAACCACAGAACATATTGACGTAACCGACTTGGAGGCATTCGAGCCTATCACTTCTCCATTACTGACAACAGATTTGGTACAGGAGCAACTCCCGCAGAATCGTTATCTATACAATAAGTCCTATGCTGGCGGTGTCAATTTCCTCAGAAAGTTGTCTGACAATTCTACTCTTCGCTTTAACACCCAGCTTTACGAGGATCATTCTTCACGAAATAACAGTATTGAATACATTTTTGGTGGCTTTCATCCTTTGAGTCTCAGGGAAGATGCCAGTATGAAGAAGAAAGACTTTACGATAGTACCGATTCTCAAATACGAACTTAACTCAGCAAATACTTTCGTGTCCGATGAGTTACGCGTTAGCGTTAGCAAGAAATCTGCTATCACTGCCATATTAAGCAACGAATCTTCAATTAATGAGACTGTAAAGACACACCCGTCATACATCCAGAATTATTTCTCATCTTCATTCCCGGTCGGAAATACAATCTTGCAGGCGAAATCTTTGATACGCTATTTTGACAGGACGGAAAGTCTTAATGACATATCTGACTCAACAATTATTTATAATTGCTCGAACCGTTATGCATTTAAGTCCTTTGTCGCAAAGGGTACCTTGTCCACTAAATTTTTGCTTTTCCGCAATTACCTTGATCTCGGAGTAAAAGCATATTATCACGACAATAGCTATGATTACAATGGAAATACTCATCATCAAGACCTGAATGTTATTTTCTCACCGAGTTACTATGTGAAATACGGGAAACGCAGTGGCCTCACCATAGCACTGCCAATAGGATGGATGTATGCCCGTCTGCTTCCTGTCAATGAATCAATAAAAAATCGAGGTTTCTTCTCGCTCTCTCCAGAGATTTCTTTCAATCATGCGTTCTCGGATGAATTCTCTTTAGGTTTCTCTGCTTCAATAGGCAATAGTAATGACACTAAGCCATTCTATTCGCCAGACTTTCTTCGCATAGGTTACAGAACTGTCTATTTGTATGACAGCAACCTGTATAAGAACACAGATTATTTGCTGTCATTAAGGCTGAAATACAGGAATCTCGCCTCAATGTTCTTTTCCAACCTCTCTGTTTCCTATTCAAATGGAAAGCGCGAAAGTTACTTCCATTATGACTATACGGATTCTCTGAATATCATCAGGCAAATACAGGGAGAGAATAATTACAAGACATTCATCATAAACGGAATGGCAGATAAAACGTTTGTAGATGTAGGGATTTCACTGAAAACAGAGATTTCGTATAACCAAAGCGGTTACTTGTTATCCCAATCCACAGAACATATCTACAACAGGTCTCATGTCTTGTCAGGGATGGTCAGCACCACCTTTCAGAAATTTAAGTGGATGAGACTTGTTCTTGATGCTACAGGAACGTTATTTTGGGAAAGGAATAGTTATCACGATTCAGAGACAATGTCAAGTCTCAATGCTAATGCTTCTTTTTATTTCTTCCCATTTAAGGGATTTGAAATAAAGATGAAATGCCAAGATATAACTAACAAAATAGCAGAGTCGCAATATGAGAGTCAAATGTTTTTTGATGCCAGTATGAACTACAAAATCAGCAAAATAGGAGAGATAGGATTAAGTGGTACAAACTTGCTGAACACCAATTCATATTTGGTCATCCAAAACTCAGGTCTTAACAGTTGCGGCTCATTCCTGCCACTTAGGGGCAGAGAAGTCCTATTAAGATTGTTATTAAGAATTTGA